In one window of Ruminococcus hominis DNA:
- a CDS encoding CidA/LrgA family protein, with product MKIIKQIGIFFTVCWLSQIVAAYLPFSFPSSVIGMILLFICLLTGILKIEHVQEKADFLMENMAFFFVPAGVSVMNYFDILKSTLVPFLIICIVSTIITFAATAYSVQFVIKLMNRRKK from the coding sequence ATGAAAATTATTAAACAAATAGGAATCTTTTTTACTGTATGTTGGCTTAGTCAGATAGTGGCAGCGTATTTACCTTTCTCATTTCCATCCAGTGTGATTGGAATGATTTTGTTATTTATCTGTCTGCTGACAGGTATTTTGAAAATTGAGCATGTTCAGGAAAAAGCAGATTTTTTAATGGAAAACATGGCATTCTTTTTTGTGCCGGCAGGGGTAAGTGTTATGAATTATTTCGATATTTTAAAAAGTACACTTGTTCCGTTTCTTATTATCTGTATTGTTTCTACGATTATTACGTTTGCGGCAACTGCATACAGCGTACAATTTGTGATTAAGCTGATGAACAGGAGGAAGAAATAA
- a CDS encoding phosphatidate cytidylyltransferase → MFKTRLLSGILLVIIALITIISGGNILFGTVLVISLIGLSELYKVFKIEKKPLGICGYLFTIGYYVLLYMSSLLSKSNHDWFMMLFLGYLICLMAIMVFAYPTYHADQLMAAYFGLFYVAVMLSYIYQIRIEVGGVFKVWLVFICAWGCDTCAYCVGMLIGKHKMAPVLSPKKSVEGGIGGIVGAALIGVLYALAINKWGGAGVGVAEFAIIGAAGGAISQIGDLAASAIKRNYNIKDYGKLIPGHGGILDRFDSVIITAPLIYFLSNIL, encoded by the coding sequence ATGTTTAAGACACGTTTGTTAAGTGGAATATTATTAGTGATCATTGCATTAATCACAATTATTTCAGGTGGAAATATTTTATTTGGAACTGTTTTAGTCATCAGTCTGATCGGGCTGAGTGAACTTTACAAGGTGTTCAAAATTGAAAAAAAACCATTGGGAATATGTGGGTATTTATTTACCATAGGATATTATGTTTTGTTATACATGAGTTCCTTGTTATCAAAAAGTAATCATGACTGGTTTATGATGTTGTTCTTAGGATATTTAATCTGTCTTATGGCAATTATGGTTTTCGCATATCCAACATATCATGCAGATCAGTTGATGGCCGCATATTTTGGATTGTTCTATGTTGCTGTTATGCTTTCATATATCTATCAGATTCGAATTGAAGTTGGCGGAGTATTTAAAGTATGGCTTGTGTTTATTTGTGCATGGGGATGTGATACATGTGCATATTGTGTCGGCATGTTAATCGGAAAACATAAAATGGCCCCGGTACTAAGTCCAAAGAAATCTGTAGAAGGCGGAATCGGTGGAATTGTCGGAGCAGCATTGATTGGAGTTCTCTATGCACTCGCAATTAATAAATGGGGCGGTGCAGGCGTTGGTGTTGCTGAATTTGCAATTATCGGAGCGGCAGGCGGTGCAATTTCACAGATTGGTGATCTGGCAGCTTCTGCGATAAAGAGAAATTATAATATTAAAGATTATGGAAAGCTGATACCGGGGCATGGTGGTATCTTGGATCGATTCGACAGTGTTATTATTACAGCACCATTGATATATTTCTTGTCTAATATTTTGTAA
- a CDS encoding O-acetylhomoserine aminocarboxypropyltransferase/cysteine synthase family protein yields MRDETKCLHAGYTPKNGEPRVLPIVQSTTYVYDSAAEVAAIFDDPTKGLCYSRFGNPTVMAVEEKIAALEGGVGAMCTTSGQAATLLSILNICEAGDSIISVPQIYGGTINLFSFTLKKLGIECIYVDAASSDEEIKAAFKPNTKLVFGETLANPALVVFDIERFANIAHEMNVPLIVDNTFATPILCKPFEFGADIVVHSTSKYMDGHAVQIGGVIVDSGKFDWTNGKFPGLTEPDESYHGISYTESYGNMAYIIKARMQLMRDFGVYPAAHSAFLLNMGLETLPVRMKQYCENAMTVAKYLEASPAVEKVNYPGLESDVCHALAEKYLKGCSGVISFIIKGGRPAAAKFMDSLHLASNEVHVADIRTCVLHPASETHRQLTDEQLVAAGIDGGMIRISVGLENIDDIIEDLEAAFAAVMKEF; encoded by the coding sequence ATGAGAGATGAAACAAAATGCCTGCATGCAGGCTATACACCTAAAAATGGAGAACCACGAGTGCTTCCAATTGTACAGAGCACGACCTATGTATATGATTCAGCAGCAGAAGTAGCTGCAATTTTTGATGATCCGACAAAAGGGCTTTGCTATTCCAGATTCGGAAATCCAACAGTAATGGCAGTAGAAGAAAAGATTGCTGCACTAGAAGGTGGAGTAGGTGCAATGTGTACTACGTCCGGTCAGGCAGCAACATTGCTTTCTATTTTAAATATTTGTGAGGCAGGAGACAGCATTATCAGTGTTCCACAGATTTATGGAGGAACGATCAATCTGTTTTCATTTACATTAAAAAAACTTGGAATTGAGTGCATTTACGTAGATGCAGCTTCAAGTGATGAAGAGATTAAGGCAGCATTTAAGCCAAATACAAAACTTGTTTTTGGAGAGACACTTGCCAATCCGGCGTTAGTTGTATTTGACATTGAACGTTTTGCTAATATTGCACATGAAATGAATGTACCGCTTATCGTTGATAATACATTTGCAACACCAATTTTGTGTAAACCATTTGAATTTGGTGCAGATATCGTGGTTCATTCGACAAGTAAATATATGGATGGACACGCAGTTCAGATTGGCGGTGTAATTGTTGATAGTGGTAAGTTTGATTGGACAAATGGAAAATTCCCGGGACTCACAGAGCCAGATGAATCTTATCATGGAATCTCTTATACAGAAAGTTATGGAAATATGGCATATATTATCAAAGCCAGAATGCAGTTGATGCGTGATTTTGGAGTGTATCCGGCAGCACATTCCGCATTTCTATTGAACATGGGATTAGAGACGCTTCCTGTTCGTATGAAACAGTATTGTGAAAATGCAATGACGGTTGCAAAATATCTGGAAGCATCTCCGGCAGTAGAGAAGGTAAATTATCCAGGGTTAGAATCCGATGTATGTCATGCACTTGCAGAAAAATATTTGAAAGGATGCAGTGGAGTTATTTCCTTTATAATTAAGGGTGGCCGTCCTGCAGCTGCTAAATTTATGGATTCATTACATCTGGCATCCAATGAAGTACATGTGGCCGATATTCGTACGTGTGTGCTTCATCCTGCATCAGAGACACACCGTCAGCTGACAGATGAACAGCTTGTGGCAGCGGGAATTGATGGTGGAATGATCAGAATTTCAGTTGGTCTTGAAAATATTGATGATATTATTGAAGACTTAGAAGCAGCATTTGCGGCAGTTATGAAGGAGTTTTAG
- the pyrH gene encoding UMP kinase translates to MKRVLLKLSGEALAGDKKTGFDEATCIGVAKQVKTLVDEGYQIAIVTGGGNFWRGRTSETIDRTKADQIGMLATVMNCIYVSDIFRHVGMKTEIFTPFVCGAFTSLFSKDAALASLEEGKVIFFAGGTGHPYFSTDTGAVLRAIEIEADAMLLAKAIDGIYDSDPKVNPEAKKYDEISIQDVIDQKLAAVDMTASILCMENKMPMLVFGLNEENSIVETMSGTFTGTKVTV, encoded by the coding sequence ATGAAAAGAGTACTCTTAAAACTTAGCGGCGAAGCACTTGCCGGAGATAAAAAAACAGGGTTTGATGAGGCTACTTGTATCGGAGTGGCAAAACAGGTTAAAACTTTGGTTGATGAAGGTTATCAGATTGCAATTGTAACAGGCGGAGGTAACTTCTGGAGAGGTCGCACAAGCGAAACAATTGACCGTACGAAAGCAGATCAGATTGGTATGCTTGCAACAGTTATGAACTGTATTTATGTATCAGATATTTTCAGACATGTAGGTATGAAGACTGAGATTTTCACACCATTTGTATGTGGAGCATTTACATCATTATTCTCAAAAGATGCAGCACTTGCTTCATTGGAAGAAGGCAAAGTAATTTTCTTCGCAGGCGGTACAGGACATCCATATTTTTCAACAGATACAGGTGCAGTACTTCGTGCAATCGAGATTGAAGCAGATGCAATGCTTCTTGCAAAAGCAATCGATGGAATTTACGATAGTGATCCGAAGGTGAATCCGGAAGCGAAAAAGTATGATGAGATTTCAATTCAGGATGTTATTGATCAGAAGCTCGCAGCAGTTGATATGACAGCATCCATTCTTTGTATGGAGAATAAGATGCCGATGCTTGTTTTCGGACTGAATGAAGAGAATAGTATTGTTGAGACAATGAGTGGAACATTTACAGGAACAAAAGTAACTGTATAA
- the aroB gene encoding 3-dehydroquinate synthase: MELTVNLGENSYPIYIENGILPHAGEYISKFYQGKKIILISDDNVFPLYGETVLNSLQNYECHTLVLPHGEPTKSFESLPKIYSAMLDAKISRSDLVIALGGGVIGDLAGFAASSFLRGVKLVQIPTSLLAQVDSSVGGKVAVDLPQGKNLVGAFFHPKMVLIDPDVLNTLPTRYINDGMGEVIKYGCIKDATLFNTLKNHISFEDLKPELASIIARCVDIKRIVVEHDQFDTGERMLLNFGHTLAHTIEQYYHYERESHGEAVAIGMYQISKIAEEKGLTKDGCSDEIKQLLQTYGLPFSCNLPIEDLTGAIKLDKKNLNNHLNVVLLHTIGDSYVYPTDVTFFDNAGIM; this comes from the coding sequence ATGGAATTAACAGTAAACTTAGGAGAAAACAGTTATCCTATTTATATTGAAAATGGTATTCTTCCACACGCCGGAGAATATATTTCAAAATTCTATCAAGGGAAAAAAATCATCTTGATTTCCGATGATAATGTATTTCCACTATATGGCGAAACAGTATTGAATTCTCTGCAAAATTATGAATGCCATACACTCGTCTTACCACATGGAGAACCAACAAAAAGTTTTGAATCTTTACCTAAGATCTATTCCGCTATGCTTGACGCGAAAATTTCCAGAAGCGATCTTGTCATTGCTCTTGGTGGCGGCGTAATCGGAGACCTCGCAGGATTTGCAGCTTCCAGTTTCCTGCGAGGCGTAAAACTGGTTCAGATCCCAACTTCTCTTCTGGCTCAGGTTGATTCCTCAGTCGGTGGAAAAGTCGCTGTCGATCTTCCACAGGGGAAAAATCTGGTCGGTGCGTTTTTCCATCCAAAAATGGTTCTTATTGATCCAGATGTATTAAACACATTACCTACGCGATATATCAATGACGGAATGGGTGAAGTGATTAAATATGGCTGCATTAAAGATGCAACGCTTTTTAATACCTTGAAAAACCATATTTCTTTTGAGGATTTAAAACCGGAACTTGCTTCTATCATTGCACGATGCGTAGATATCAAACGTATTGTTGTCGAACATGACCAGTTCGACACCGGAGAACGTATGCTATTAAATTTTGGTCATACACTCGCACACACAATTGAACAATATTATCATTATGAGCGTGAAAGTCATGGCGAAGCCGTAGCAATCGGTATGTATCAGATTAGTAAAATCGCTGAAGAAAAAGGATTAACTAAAGATGGCTGTTCCGATGAAATCAAGCAGCTTCTCCAAACATATGGTCTTCCTTTTTCATGTAATCTTCCAATTGAAGATTTGACCGGTGCAATTAAATTAGATAAAAAGAATTTAAATAATCATTTGAATGTTGTACTGTTACATACAATCGGTGACAGTTATGTATATCCTACTGATGTCACATTTTTTGATAATGCAGGTATCATGTAA
- a CDS encoding isoprenyl transferase: MNVPQHVAIILDGNGRWAKAKGMPRNYGHAQGSKNVERICEEAWRMGIKYLTVYAFSTENWNRPKSEVDALMTLLRNYMKTCLKTAKKNDMKIRVIGDIAPLDDDIKKRILELEEASKDNGGLNFTIALNYGSRDEIVRAVRKVAQDCVDGKVNPKDIDEKLYSSYLDTWDIPDPDLLIRTSGEQRLSNYLLWQLAYSEFYFTDVPWPDFTKEELIRAIEQYNNRDRRFGGIKEEQNV, encoded by the coding sequence ATGAATGTACCACAACATGTAGCCATTATTCTGGATGGAAATGGGCGTTGGGCAAAGGCAAAAGGAATGCCTAGAAATTATGGACATGCACAGGGAAGCAAGAATGTAGAGCGTATCTGTGAAGAAGCGTGGAGAATGGGAATTAAATATCTGACTGTTTATGCGTTTTCTACAGAGAACTGGAATCGCCCAAAATCAGAGGTCGATGCTTTGATGACATTACTTCGTAATTATATGAAAACATGTCTGAAGACAGCGAAGAAAAACGATATGAAGATTCGCGTGATCGGAGATATCGCCCCTTTAGATGATGATATTAAAAAACGTATCCTTGAATTGGAAGAAGCAAGTAAAGATAATGGAGGATTGAACTTTACAATTGCATTAAATTACGGAAGCCGTGATGAAATTGTCCGTGCTGTGCGAAAAGTAGCTCAGGATTGTGTAGATGGTAAAGTTAATCCAAAAGATATAGATGAAAAATTGTATAGTTCATATTTAGATACCTGGGATATTCCAGATCCGGATTTATTGATCCGTACAAGTGGAGAACAGCGTTTGTCAAATTATCTGTTATGGCAGCTTGCTTATTCAGAGTTTTATTTTACAGATGTTCCTTGGCCTGATTTTACAAAAGAGGAATTGATCCGTGCAATCGAACAATATAATAATAGAGATCGTCGTTTCGGAGGAATAAAGGAGGAACAGAATGTTTAA
- the aroF gene encoding 3-deoxy-7-phosphoheptulonate synthase encodes MIIVLKPHASEDQILRVEELIKKKGLEAHIVRGEEMTIIGCIGDTTAVDSRLFEVDSAVDKVMHVQEPYKLANRAFHPDDSIIDVSGVKVGGEHLAVIAGPCSVESYEQVLEIAKAAKASGANMIRGGAFKPRTSPYSFQGLGLEGLDILCAVRDEVGLPIVTELMSPDYLDVFNEKVDLIQIGARNMQNFDLLKQLGKVDRPILLKRGLNATYEEWIMSAEYIMASGNENVILCERGIRTFESFTRNTLDLQSIPVLNSKTHLPVIIDPSHAGGKWWLVEPMAKAAIAAGANGLMIEVHNDPDSALCDGAQSLKPEKFDALMKQIRQIAAVVDKRI; translated from the coding sequence ATGATTATTGTATTAAAACCACACGCTTCTGAAGATCAAATTCTTCGTGTTGAAGAATTAATCAAGAAAAAAGGACTGGAGGCCCACATTGTACGTGGCGAAGAGATGACAATCATCGGTTGTATCGGAGATACTACTGCCGTTGACTCCCGACTCTTTGAAGTTGATTCTGCAGTCGACAAAGTCATGCATGTCCAGGAGCCTTACAAGCTTGCAAACCGTGCTTTCCATCCGGATGATTCTATTATTGATGTGTCCGGTGTTAAAGTCGGCGGAGAGCATCTTGCAGTAATTGCAGGTCCTTGTTCTGTTGAATCTTATGAACAGGTACTGGAAATTGCTAAAGCCGCTAAAGCTTCCGGTGCAAATATGATCCGTGGCGGTGCTTTCAAGCCTAGAACAAGCCCTTATTCTTTCCAGGGATTGGGTCTTGAAGGTCTTGATATTCTCTGTGCAGTACGTGATGAAGTAGGTCTCCCTATTGTAACAGAATTAATGTCACCGGATTATCTGGATGTCTTCAACGAAAAGGTTGACTTAATCCAGATTGGTGCAAGAAACATGCAGAATTTTGATTTATTAAAACAACTGGGGAAGGTTGACCGTCCTATCCTTCTGAAACGTGGTCTTAACGCTACTTATGAAGAATGGATCATGTCAGCAGAATATATTATGGCTTCCGGTAATGAAAATGTAATTCTCTGTGAACGCGGTATCCGTACTTTTGAATCCTTCACAAGAAACACATTGGATCTTCAGAGCATTCCTGTATTAAACAGCAAAACTCATCTTCCTGTTATCATTGACCCAAGTCACGCCGGTGGAAAATGGTGGCTTGTAGAACCTATGGCAAAAGCTGCTATCGCTGCCGGAGCAAACGGATTGATGATTGAAGTACATAATGATCCTGACAGTGCTCTTTGTGATGGTGCACAATCATTAAAACCAGAGAAATTTGACGCACTAATGAAACAGATCCGTCAGATTGCTGCTGTCGTAGATAAAAGAATCTAG
- a CDS encoding LrgB family protein, with protein MRELCSSEYFGVAISVIAFWIGVKIQKKTKSPICNPLIIAIVLIVGVLEIFHISYEAYDVGGAIINMFLAPATACLAVAIYSKFDILKKYWLPILVGCVVGSAASMFSVYGMCKLFGLEQSITVSLVPKSVTTPIAVSISEGNGGVVPITVVAVIFTGILGSILAPFLIKIFRVNDSIAAGLAIGSCSHAVGTSKAIEIGEVEGAMSGLAIGICGIVTVLISMILL; from the coding sequence ATGCGTGAATTATGTAGCTCAGAATATTTTGGTGTAGCAATAAGTGTTATTGCGTTTTGGATTGGTGTGAAGATTCAGAAAAAAACAAAGTCGCCAATCTGCAACCCATTGATTATTGCGATTGTATTGATCGTAGGTGTGTTAGAAATATTCCATATTTCGTATGAAGCATATGATGTGGGAGGAGCGATTATTAATATGTTCCTGGCACCGGCCACAGCATGCCTGGCAGTTGCGATTTATTCAAAATTTGATATCTTGAAAAAATACTGGCTTCCAATTCTGGTAGGATGTGTTGTCGGTTCTGCTGCATCCATGTTCAGTGTATATGGCATGTGTAAATTATTTGGTCTTGAGCAGAGTATTACAGTATCATTAGTACCAAAATCTGTGACAACTCCGATAGCAGTCAGTATCTCAGAAGGAAATGGCGGCGTTGTACCAATCACTGTAGTGGCCGTTATTTTTACAGGAATATTAGGAAGTATTCTTGCTCCGTTTTTAATTAAGATATTCCGTGTAAATGATTCTATAGCAGCAGGGCTTGCAATTGGTTCATGCAGTCATGCAGTTGGTACTTCAAAAGCAATTGAAATTGGCGAAGTAGAAGGTGCAATGAGTGGATTGGCTATCGGAATCTGTGGTATTGTCACAGTGCTTATATCTATGATACTATTATAA
- the frr gene encoding ribosome recycling factor → MNEQLKVYDDKMTKSINSLNSELATIRAGRANPHVLDKLAVDYYGSPTPIQQVANVSVPEARMIQIQPWEKSLLKEIEKAILVSDIGINPTNDGTSIRLIFPELTEERRKELAKDVKKKGEGAKVAIRNIRRDGNDAFKKLKGSDISEDEIKDLEEQLQKLTDKYIKEIDVAVDVKTKEVMTV, encoded by the coding sequence ATGAACGAACAATTGAAAGTATATGACGACAAGATGACGAAATCAATCAACAGCCTGAACAGTGAGCTTGCTACAATCCGTGCAGGACGTGCGAATCCACATGTATTGGATAAGCTTGCAGTAGACTATTATGGATCACCAACACCAATCCAGCAGGTTGCTAACGTATCTGTACCAGAAGCTCGTATGATTCAGATCCAGCCTTGGGAGAAGAGCCTGCTTAAGGAAATCGAAAAAGCAATCCTTGTATCTGATATCGGAATTAATCCTACAAATGACGGAACAAGCATTCGCTTGATTTTCCCAGAGCTTACAGAAGAGCGAAGAAAAGAGCTTGCAAAAGATGTTAAGAAAAAGGGAGAAGGCGCAAAAGTTGCAATCCGTAACATTCGTCGTGATGGAAACGATGCGTTCAAGAAATTAAAAGGAAGCGATATTTCAGAGGATGAGATTAAAGATCTGGAAGAACAGCTTCAGAAATTAACAGATAAATACATCAAAGAAATTGATGTAGCAGTAGATGTGAAGACAAAAGAAGTCATGACTGTCTAA
- a CDS encoding chloride channel protein has translation MEKESERTLFDKGKILIYYYYERTRRDVNNFLKWLALAVLTGLVVGGASSVFAACIKYAIEYRDSHLWVFLLLPIAGLMIAFLYEKMGRQDGGTNQVLATIRSRDKVPFRSAPLIFVATLLTHLTGGSAGREGASIQFGGSIGSWLGKLVHLDEFDQHVIIMCGMSAAFAAVFGTPMAAAVFAMEVVSVGVMYYAALLPCVTASIIAAEFATGMGIFPETFPVDRIPVLTIESGIKMGIIAALCGVLSILFCVLLKWTGQIYGKYLKNPYIRVVVAGCLVIVITVLLQTKDYMGAGNELIARAIATGDARPLDFLWKMILTAITMRAGYRGGEIVPAFAIGATFGCVMGNILGVSPEVAAAAGMVALFCGVTNCPITAMLISFELFGFAGAAYYLIAISISYAVSGYYSLYKDQTIVYSKYKARYINRRTR, from the coding sequence GTGGAAAAAGAAAGTGAAAGAACGCTATTTGATAAAGGGAAAATATTAATTTATTACTATTATGAAAGAACCCGGAGGGACGTAAATAATTTTTTGAAATGGCTTGCACTTGCAGTGTTAACCGGTCTGGTGGTCGGTGGGGCCAGCAGTGTCTTTGCAGCTTGTATAAAATATGCGATAGAATATAGGGACAGCCATTTATGGGTGTTCCTGCTTTTGCCTATAGCAGGTTTAATGATTGCATTTTTATATGAAAAGATGGGAAGGCAAGATGGAGGTACGAATCAGGTATTGGCAACAATCCGTTCTAGAGATAAGGTTCCGTTTCGTTCAGCACCATTGATTTTTGTGGCAACCTTGCTTACTCATTTAACAGGTGGTTCGGCAGGCCGAGAAGGTGCGTCAATTCAATTTGGAGGAAGTATCGGAAGTTGGCTTGGAAAACTTGTACATCTCGATGAATTTGACCAGCATGTCATAATCATGTGCGGAATGAGTGCGGCATTTGCGGCAGTATTCGGAACACCGATGGCAGCAGCGGTATTTGCAATGGAAGTAGTAAGTGTAGGGGTTATGTATTATGCAGCCTTACTTCCATGTGTGACAGCATCAATCATAGCGGCAGAGTTTGCAACCGGTATGGGGATTTTTCCGGAAACATTTCCGGTAGACAGAATTCCGGTGCTTACGATTGAAAGTGGCATTAAAATGGGAATTATTGCGGCATTATGCGGAGTGCTCAGTATTTTATTTTGCGTCTTATTAAAATGGACAGGACAAATTTATGGTAAATATTTAAAAAATCCATATATCCGTGTTGTTGTGGCGGGATGTCTTGTTATTGTAATTACAGTTTTATTACAGACGAAAGATTATATGGGAGCAGGAAATGAATTGATTGCGCGAGCTATTGCGACGGGAGATGCACGCCCGCTCGATTTCTTATGGAAAATGATATTAACAGCTATCACGATGCGTGCCGGATATCGAGGAGGAGAAATTGTACCGGCATTTGCAATTGGAGCGACGTTTGGCTGTGTGATGGGAAATATACTTGGAGTGTCACCGGAGGTGGCTGCAGCAGCAGGTATGGTGGCTTTGTTCTGCGGAGTGACGAATTGTCCGATTACTGCAATGTTAATTTCATTTGAATTGTTTGGATTTGCCGGTGCTGCATATTATTTGATCGCAATTTCTATTAGTTATGCAGTGTCAGGATATTACAGTTTGTATAAAGATCAGACGATTGTATATTCAAAATATAAAGCAAGATATATTAATCGAAGAACCAGGTAG